Below is a genomic region from Hevea brasiliensis isolate MT/VB/25A 57/8 chromosome 3, ASM3005281v1, whole genome shotgun sequence.
ccttaattttataTGTAAAATTTACCTTTCGGTGTATTGATCCTTGTGAGAATCTAAATAAGAATGACTAAGAAAAATAAAGGCAAAGACTGACTGAACTAGTGGATTGGAAGCATCGTAAAAGCAACTTGCACCTGGCTACCTACAGTACTCACAGTCACTGGGTCCCAAAAACCCTCATTTGCAGGTCGAAATCATTCCAGTGTAGCGAATGAGGGATGGTTTCGACGGTTTCTTACTTTCTTGGGTTTCAAGCAAAAGACTTAATGACGCGACTGAGTGATTTCAACATACCATGTATTGGCAAATGTAAGCTCTTCCTTTGGTAGgaagtgaaaaaataaaatgttaaatattatttttataaattttaatttttaaagatgttaattattaatttaatttttaatattaatatttaatttttaaaaaaatataattattaataaaataaaaaattaatttaatctctttaaatatatgaataatattaataaaaaattaaaaattataaaaataattattattatcttttatcAACCTTATACCAAACCACCGTTAATTTGGAGATACCAATTAAAAGCTATTAGGGTTGAAGGAGGAAAAGCTGCGGGGAGGAAAACATAACTACCTTTGAAATATGTTCAAGATTACTTTTAAGACTCAATAAGATGAAGCCTGGCTTTTCTGGTTTGATGTAATTAACACCATGTCTAAACCAattcatatttttcattttttttacagCTATTATAAGCTTATTTTTATATAACAATAAGTTCATCAGTCtttaaattaaatattcattATAATATTCGTGCATAATTATAAAATCAATTATTTCAATTATAATATAACTAGTCTTAAGTCAAAATATATTTGAATGTGAAAAATACAAATAATAAATGGATAAAATTCCAAGGTCTCAACCTTTACCACTAAAGCAAGACCGCATTAGCTAAAGTGCCTAAGATACTTTTATTCAATGTCTGCAGAGCATGGAATTCAAAAGTACAGAAGCCTTGGTGGAACAAGCTATATTAGTTCCTGATACAGACTTTTACATTAAGGAAGATAGCAAAATAGCAAGAAACTAAAAATAAAACACACACTGGAGTTGAGATGAATCATCATAGATGATCTCTCTTATTATACATTCATATTAGTTCTAACATCACTCTTTTTCCCATGTTGATCGATATGCTTAAACTCAGTTGGTGTTCCCATAGAACTGGGATGCTTCGGGTGGGAACATGGAAGAGCCAAAATTATCATAGAAGAGACCTTGCTCTGCTTCTGGTGGCAGAAGCCAGTTATTTGATGTGCAATTCTGCCCAGTCCAGCAATGGAATGATTCCGGATATGGTGCTAGTTCAGTAGCTTCCTGTAAAAAGAGTCAAGAAGGGTAATTAAGCATTAGTTCTTGATAACTGATACTTTTCTCATGTTTTGCTCTACATAAATTCATGCTCCTTTTTTTTTCACCTGTTGTGGAATTCCATTATCTGTTGCTTGGTTTTCAGACCAGCTTGTTTCACCAGCATTGAAGGTTGAATAGTTAGTCATCTGATAGGAATCAGAGCCAACCATATTGGAAACCTGTTCACCTTCATTGTAGTTTGGCAGATAACTTTCATTATCTGACCTATCAATTAATTTACACAGAATGAAACTCCGCTGCACAATTTGCAAGACAAAACAGGGTGCAGAATTCAATGATTTACGGAAACAGAAcaataaataactaataaataTTAGGCTTAATTAAACTCTTGCATCCAATAGCAACATATACATACCTGGTGTTCTGGCAAACAAGTTGCATTTATTTCGTGCATCTTCCAGCCGGTGATGACCCCCTTAGGAGTGCGACCTTTATAGTAAACCAAGAATGTTTTTGTACCAATCTCTTCCTGTCTATCCTTAATCTTGATTCCCTTGCCGGTAACTTTATAGTATCCAGCCTTGGTTGTCCTGTGGTTTCGTTCTTGGCGACGACGAAAGAAATACCACTCGCGATCACTTGAGTCTACTCCCAAGAACTCTGCAAACGCATGGTAACTCTAAAAAGATAATGGGGAAAGGGGAAGAATGCACTCGGCAGATATACTTACGAGGTAATTCCCAAGGCTCACAATCATTGATATTAATCACAGGGATTCTTGGATCATCATAGCCAAGTATTTTCTCCACCAGAAGTTGCAACAATTCCTTGTCGTTTGGGCGAATCAATGCTCCAAGTGGATATGTTGCTTGCATCTTTTCAAGTCACTATATGTATATTTGCACCTGCAAAAAAACTGTATCTGTAAGAtatcaagaagaagaagaagaagctaagACAAGAAGACACTCGGTCACTCAATTAAGCAGCAAAATATTTCATTCTACTTGACAAAATGGGAAgcaaaaggagagagagagactgAAAATTAAttgcatacaagaaatgaaagaGGAACTGAAGCGAGAGTTATAGAAGCGCGTATGTCTTTTTATACAGAAACATGCCATGCCTCTGCTTCAAAGAGAAGCTATGGCCTATCACCTGTTTCTTTTATAAGCTAGAAATTTTATTAAAGAGACAAGAAAAATACATATGGTCTATCACTTGTTAAGTACAGTGAAAAGGAAATGATCGGATGGGATATGAACATTCTCGAACTCTTATTAACGCGTTCTTAAAGAAAGTTGCCCTAACGTGTTCCTAAAGTTATTGGGGCCAATTTCTTCCACTGGGAGATATGAACGTTATCGAACTCTCATTAACGTGTAATTTCTATGAACATATGATATTTCCATTATCATGTTTAATTTACAAGATTTAATACTTTGTATTATTTATCAAATTCCCATTTTTCCTAATTTATAATCTCTTATGTCTTTAAATATACACAATTATTATTAATTCTCAGTCAtggttatattattttttttttccttttagaaAAGATTTAATGagtcataattatttttattataaaattaaaaattctcaCCATATTGATAagtgaaatatttaaaattatttttaaaattatgaattctcatgtttgcattaaaattaaagtcaaatgaataaaaaatttgaatataataccttatttttattatttttttttattcaatggaGACATAATAGTCCAGTGATCTATTATCTACTTCTTGCCAACATCAAGGTGCATACACCTATCAAATTGACATATTACTAAAATAAAGGTGGGTCCTATTACAATGTATGGTGGACCTCATTATACAATATgacttcttaatttttttttattgactaggtatataaattattttatatacccTATTGCATTTAAGAattttttatcttaaaatttGTATATAGATGTATAAATTTAAACTTGAGATGTCTCCACTTCGAACACTTTAAAGGTAGATAAAAACTGATTAGACTATCTCTAATTatcaggattttaatttgtttagatatatataaatattactcAATAATTTTTCTAAAGATATatggaaattatttttttaataagaaaaaaaaaagaaaaggaaaattttagGCAATACGTACCAACTTGTGAAGAAGGTAATCTTTTAGCTTTTATAAGCTCAATAGTGAAAGTTTTAACTTCTAACTTCCAGGAAAAATACTCCTTTGACTAAAGTTCAACGCAATTGGGTGATTTTCAGCCATGCATCTACATGTTTTCAGTTTTTGcagctttattattattatttttttgatagTATATAATTTTActgtataaatttatttttaaattaatttaaaaattgttatacctttaaatttttattttaacttattatatgtcttatttttcttttttaatttttaacttgttgaacttttatacttttttatttttataagtttTAATGACTAAAAGatgtttattttttatatatattttcagtttaaattaaaatttttaattttattaatttaattttaattttttgatatttttcacaaaatgaaattatttaatcgAAACAAATAATGAAATTGATAACATTGCACGTTGATGaagataaaatatttatattttgttaatggacgaattattaaaaaaaagttaTGAATTAAACAATTCAAAATTCAATCTGAAGTGGGTATTCAGCAATAAATCGACTCTAGGTTGATGAGCTAGTCTCATATATAACCGATTTTTGCCGAGCTTAACAATGAGGAAGGATATCGGTTGGATCGCTTAATCAAGGAACAACTTGAATGAAGTTAGTTCGGTCAAGTAGAGTTCAACATTACCCCACTGAATCCGAGCTGGGTGTGACGTGGCTTGAAGATATATTTAGTTAAGTAGGACAAGCATGATTCTCGGTGAGAATTACACTGAAGTAAAATAAAACGGTTAGTACAAACAACGAGCAGGACGGGATTACACACGTAAGGAAGCGTGGGGTTTTTTTTATAAAGGGgtgtaatgaaaataaaatatactagAAAATgatgaatttaaaattaattattaaaatgagataaattatgGTGATATAAAAAGAAAGATGACAATATGTTAATTATAATAGCGTTTTGAGCTCCGGATGCTATTATAAATAgtgtttaaattttaaaaataaaaagaaagctggacgctacttatagtagtgtctagtttatgttttaattttttttaatattttattttatattttaaataaaatataaatattattttaataaataatattataataattaatattatatattataatatttttattataaaaaattattttttaatttaaaattaaattaaataaaaaaaataaaaaataaaatattattataataaaataattaaaaaaattaaataaaaagttggacgctactagcGTCaagctttttatttaattttttaattattttatttttatattttaaataaaatataaatattattttaataaataatattataataattaatattgtatattataatatttttattataaaaaattattttttaatttaaaattaaattaaattttaattaaataaaaaaattaaaatataaaaatattattataataaaataattaaaaattaaaacaaaaaatctGAACCCTATTTATAATAGCGttcagattttatttttaatttttaattttatattttaaataaaatataaatattattttaataaataatagtataataattaaaattatatattataattttttattataaaaattattttttaatttaaaattaaattaaattttaattaaatattttttttattattattttttaaccaCCTAGCCCTCCTCCCCTTGCTGGTGCACCACCTCAGCTCCTCCCCCTCGtcggtgcattagctttagatagctataaagattatggttaaaattgatattttctctgagtcg
It encodes:
- the LOC110660837 gene encoding NAC domain-containing protein 69, producing the protein MQATYPLGALIRPNDKELLQLLVEKILGYDDPRIPVININDCEPWELPQFLGVDSSDREWYFFRRRQERNHRTTKAGYYKVTGKGIKIKDRQEEIGTKTFLVYYKGRTPKGVITGWKMHEINATCLPEHQRSFILCKLIDRSDNESYLPNYNEGEQVSNMVGSDSYQMTNYSTFNAGETSWSENQATDNGIPQQEATELAPYPESFHCWTGQNCTSNNWLLPPEAEQGLFYDNFGSSMFPPEASQFYGNTN